In Hermetia illucens chromosome 5, iHerIll2.2.curated.20191125, whole genome shotgun sequence, a single window of DNA contains:
- the LOC119657189 gene encoding uncharacterized protein LOC119657189, which yields MSAPSTTSPKFAFPAWLNQAYLEDAIRNKYKDSSVKISKFEPSPATSVGDNYASVLFRIGIEFESDKCKQPQRTSFILKTSFQQLPNTEPIEALELYNIYQREIVLYDCIFPKFQNILKNIGCVEDLVPDTIKVDRHCDGLLFEDLKLRNYITLERRVGLDIEHTQLLLRKLAKFHAASIIFNEKERQSLEKFDYGIFNKHTRIYAPFFTSYLETCGETVSEWKGFEQLGEKLIKLKDKVMDYGEKVFEVNPNHLNVLAHGDLWKNNVMFQYDNSGKVKDVIILDFQFTCWASPAIDLHYLFRTSLIEDIQEEQLKDFVEQYHSSLSEILTALGYRGKLSTFPQFWIEFTKKSFYGIIFNLQILHVFVKKYIFSRHFCICGTAPSN from the coding sequence ATGTCCGCACCTAGTACTACAAGTCCTAAATTCGCCTTTCCTGCTTGGCTGAACCAAGCATACCTAGAAGACGCTATTCGCAATAAATATAAAGACAGTTCTGTAAAAATTAGTAAATTCGAGCCTTCACCAGCTACTTCGGTAGGCGATAACTACGCGAGTGTTTTGTTTCGAATCGGAATAGAGTTTGAGAGTGACAAGTGCAAACAACCTCAACGGACCAGCTTTATTCTAAAAACCTCATTCCAACAGCTTCCAAATACCGAACCAATTGAAGCTCTGGAACTTTACAATATATACCAGCGAGAAATCGTCTTATATGACTGCATCTTCCCTAAGTTTCAAAATATTCTGAAGAATATTGGCTGTGTGGAGGACTTAGTCCCAGATACTATTAAAGTTGATCGCCACTGTGATGGGTTGTTATTTGAAGATCTGAAGCTTCGAAATTACATTACACTTGAACGAAGAGTTGGATTGGATATCGAACATACCCAACTTCTTCTGAGGAAACTTGCAAAATTCCACGCGGcctcaattattttcaatgagaagGAGCGTCAAAGTCTGGAAAAATTCGATTACGGCATATTTAACAAACACACTAGAATATATGCTCCCTTTTTCACCAGTTACTTAGAAACATGTGGGGAGACAGTCTCTGAATGGAAAGGGTTTGAACAACTTGGCGAAAAGTTGATCAAGTTAAAAGATAAAGTAATGGATTACGGCGAGAAAGTATTTGAAGTGAATCCTAATCACCTCAACGTTCTTGCCCATGGCGACCTTTGGAAAAATAATGTCATGTTCCAATACGATAATTCGGGAAAAGTGAAAGATGTtataattttagattttcaaTTTACTTGCTGGGCTTCACCAGCAATTGATTTACATTATTTATTTCGAACATCATTAATTGAGGATATTCAAGAAGAACAATTAAAGGACTTTGTGGAGCAATATCATTCAAGCTTGTCAGAAATCCTGACGGCGCTAGGGTATCGTGGCAAACTCTCTACATTCCCACAATTTTGGATTGAGTTTACGAAAAAGAGCTTCTATGGtataatatttaatttacaGATCCTTCAtgtatttgtaaaaaaatatattttcagccGTCACTTCTGCATTTGTGGTACAGCCCCTTCAAATTAA